The genomic region GCTTTTAACCCCAAGGCCTTGGATGATTATCAACAAAAATATAAAGAAAAGAAAATCAATCAACTAAAGAAGAGAATCGCTCAACTTGAAGCTGCTTGAAAAAAGAAGTTATATAAGAGTCATTGGTGATGTTTTGGAATTGTCATTCATATTACAGTCTGCGTTACGGGACGATGTCGCCGGAAAAGCTTGTAGAACAAGCCAAAGTGCTTGGCATAGAGGCATTGGGGATGACTGACATCAACAATTCCACCGGGGTGCTTGATTTCGTCAGACTTTGTAAGGAAGCAGGTATCTGGCCGCTGGCCGGAATTGAATTCCGCGATGGCGACACCCTTCTATATACCTGCCTGGCAATGAATAACGAAGGTTTCCGCGAGATAAACGAGTTCCTGTCCGGCCGGAACCTGGAGGGGACTCCCCTGCCCCGCCATCCGCCGGTTTTTCAGAATGTCTACGTCATTTACCCTTTCGGATCTGTTACCGGACGAAAATTGAAGGATCACGAAAAAATCGGCATCCGGCCGGAGTTTGTCCGCCAGTTGCTACAGACGGAGTTTTCCCATAACCAAAAGGGGTTAGTCGTTCAACATCCGGTGGTCCTTGAGAGCCCTGCCAGTTTCCTGCTCCATCAGAACCTGCGCGCCATCGACCACAACACACTCATTACCAAGCTTCAACCGGGTCAGACGGCATCCCGGCATGAGTATTTTGTTTCACCGGAGCGCCTGTCGGGAGCTTATCGCGACTACCCGGAAATCATCCTGAATACGGAAAAGATGATGGCATCATGCCAGATAGACTTTGATTATCAATCGGTTAAGAACAAGGAAACATTTACGGGCAGTCTCTACGATGACCGCATCCTGCTCGAGAAACTGGCGATGGACGGCCTGGAATACCGCTACGGTAAAACAAACAAAGAGGCCATCAAAAGGATAAGGCATGAACTGGAGATCATTTACAAGATGGGATTTTCGGCTTATTTCCTCATTGCATGGGACATTATCCGGTATTCCATGAGCCGGGGGTTTCATCATGTCGGAAGGGGCAGCGGAGCCAACAGTGTTGTTGCTTATTGTTTGAAAATCACAGATGTTGATCCCATCGACCTGAATCTTTACTTTGAACGATTTATCAACCCGAAGCGGACCAGCCCACCCGATTTCGACATCGATTATTCCTGGACCGAGCGGGAAACGGTGCAGGATTATATCTTCAAAAGGTACGGGCGGGAACACACCGCTCTGCTGGGGGCCATGTCCACCTTTAAAGGCCGTTCCATCCTGAGGGAGTTGGGAAAGGTATATGGCCTGCCAAAACAGGAGATCGATGATCTGACCAACTCGCCTTACACGGAAATCAATAAAAATGCCGTTACACGCCAGATTTACGAGATCGCGCGGATGATGGTCGATTTTCCTAACATCAGGAGCATTCACGCCGGCGGGGTGCTGATCTCCGAAAAGCCCATCACCTGCTACACGGCGCTGGACATGCCCCCCAAAGGGTTCCTCACTACCCAGTGGGATATGTATGTTGCTGAAGATTTCGGCTTTGAAAAGCTCGATATCCTGAGCCAGCGCGGTATCGGCCATATCAAGGAATGCTCTGACATTGTGGCTGAAAACAGGGCAATCAAAGTGGATGTTCACCAGGTCGAACGCTTTAAACGCGATCCCAAAGTTAAGTCACAGCTGAAGAACGGTGAAACTAACGGCTGTTTTTATATTGAAAGCCCGGCCATGAGGGGCTTGCTGAAAAAACTGAAATGCGATAACTACCTGACCCTGGTCGCGGCCAGCTCCATCATCCGCCCGGGTGTCGCCAAATCAGGCATGATGAAGGAATACATCCACCGTTTTCATCATCCCGATAAGTTCCGGTACATTCATCCCGTAATGAAGGAACAGCTGGAGGAGACTTACGGGGTGATGGTTTACCAGGAAGATGTGCT from Bacteroidales bacterium harbors:
- the dnaE gene encoding DNA polymerase III subunit alpha, whose translation is MFWNCHSYYSLRYGTMSPEKLVEQAKVLGIEALGMTDINNSTGVLDFVRLCKEAGIWPLAGIEFRDGDTLLYTCLAMNNEGFREINEFLSGRNLEGTPLPRHPPVFQNVYVIYPFGSVTGRKLKDHEKIGIRPEFVRQLLQTEFSHNQKGLVVQHPVVLESPASFLLHQNLRAIDHNTLITKLQPGQTASRHEYFVSPERLSGAYRDYPEIILNTEKMMASCQIDFDYQSVKNKETFTGSLYDDRILLEKLAMDGLEYRYGKTNKEAIKRIRHELEIIYKMGFSAYFLIAWDIIRYSMSRGFHHVGRGSGANSVVAYCLKITDVDPIDLNLYFERFINPKRTSPPDFDIDYSWTERETVQDYIFKRYGREHTALLGAMSTFKGRSILRELGKVYGLPKQEIDDLTNSPYTEINKNAVTRQIYEIARMMVDFPNIRSIHAGGVLISEKPITCYTALDMPPKGFLTTQWDMYVAEDFGFEKLDILSQRGIGHIKECSDIVAENRAIKVDVHQVERFKRDPKVKSQLKNGETNGCFYIESPAMRGLLKKLKCDNYLTLVAASSIIRPGVAKSGMMKEYIHRFHHPDKFRYIHPVMKEQLEETYGVMVYQEDVLKVCHHFAGLDLADADVLRRAMSGKFRSRKELDRIVDKFFQNCREKGYPEEITKEVWRQVESFAGYSFSKAHSASYAVESFQSLYLKAHYPQEFMVAVINNFGGFYRTWVYFNEARRSGAKIHLPCVNNSNYKTCIRGSDIYIGFIHVDSLERQMGQSIISEREKNGMFAGLDDFVERVNAGLEQLILLIRIGAFRFTGRSKAELLWDVHQLLHRSQPNEHHQSLFRAPSRAFELPRLVHNQVEDAYDEIELLGWPVSMTAFDLLQTPFRGEIMARDLTGHIGKKVRMVGNLVTIKYVRTVRKEIMHFAAFLDHEGEFFDTVHFPPALRTFPFKGDGVYLILGKVVEEFGFPSLEVEKMAKLPLKPDPRGR